From the genome of Pseudomonas bubulae:
TCAGCAGGATGACATCAGCGTCTTCGGCGCGCGCTGTGACTTCCAGGGCCTGATGTTCACCCAGCAGGTCGACCATGCGCGAGCTGTCGTACTCATTCATCTGGCAACCGTGGGTTTCGATGTAAAGCTTCTTGGCCATGGGTGTTCATCAAGTGGTTCAAAGAACCGCACATTATAGGGGTCATAGCCGTTGCTTCCTAGCGTTGTGCGTCTGATGGCTATGCTATAGTTCGCGCCCTCTTTTTTACCTTCAGATGCTTACCCGCCCACCATGACCAAACGTGAAGCTCCAATCTACAAGGTGATTTTCCTCAACCAGGGCCAGGTGTTCGAAATGTACGCCAAGCAGATCTATCAAAGTGATCTGTGGGGGTTTCTGGAAGTAGAGGAATTCGTCTTCGGTGAGCGCACACAAATGGTTGTCGACCCCAGCGAAGAAAAGCTCAAGGCTCAGTTTGAAGGTGTGGTGCGCAGCTTTGTGCCGATGCACTCGATTGTCCGTATCGATGAGGTTGAGCGGCTGGGCACGCCTAAAATCAGTGAAGCCCGTGGTGTCAGCAATGTGATGCCGTTTCCGTTTCCGATGCCGGACAAGTAAGGGCTTTTCTTTCCCTTCCCGCGCTCGCAATCCCTTCATGGCGACAGCAAGTCCCCTTGTCGATACGCCTGCGCCCCGGCGACATGGGCAATGGTCATTCCCGCAGTCGCCATGCGCCGCAATGAGCGGACATAGAGCAAGCCTTCGCGTTGACAGACCACTGGAGTAATACGGTCCGTGATGGGGTCAATGATGTCTGCCACCACAGCCCCCGCCTGCAGGTAGTCACCCACTTGCGCATAAAACACCAGCAAACCCCCCGTGGGGCTGTTCAACGGCTCGACGCCCGCTAGCGGGGTCGGCGGGTTGAGCAATGCCGGAAGTGCTTTTGGCTGCCCTTCGACTGCACCCGCATGGATCAAGTAGTCGATCAGCGCCTGGCTATCGTCACGCGCCAGTTCGTGGGTCACATCCGCCACCCCTCGCAGCTCAACGGTCACGGCAAAGCTGCAGCACGCCAGGGGGAAGCGTGGCGCAAAGCGCGCTTGCATCTGCGCCCAGAACAGGGTGAACCATTCATCGAAGGACTGCCCGCCCGACTCGGTGGCCATAAAGCAGGCTCGGGCCCCCAGGTAACGGGCCAGGGGCTCTACCTGCGGCCAGAAGGCCGGGGCCAGGTACAGGTGCTGCACGGCTTCGAAGTCGCAGTGCAGGTCCAGGACCATATCGGCATCGCACGCCAGGGTCTGCAGGGTCTGACGCAGGGCCTGCACGTGGGTCAGCGGCTGCGTGGCGACCAGGACACGGCGCAAGGCCGAGCGGATCAGTTGCGTATTGTGCTCTGGATCCTGGGTCAACTGGCCCTCGACACTATCGCCCACCTCCTGACTGACATCCACAAAGAAGCGGTTGAAATTCTGTCGGCTTTCGTT
Proteins encoded in this window:
- a CDS encoding DUF1820 family protein; this translates as MTKREAPIYKVIFLNQGQVFEMYAKQIYQSDLWGFLEVEEFVFGERTQMVVDPSEEKLKAQFEGVVRSFVPMHSIVRIDEVERLGTPKISEARGVSNVMPFPFPMPDK
- a CDS encoding succinylglutamate desuccinylase/aspartoacylase family protein encodes the protein MHHQRHDVLAAVPGTCRQIHSFHYGPAPEHGKIYIQASLHADELPGMLVIWHLKQRMLELEQAGLLRKHIVLVPVANPAGLEQVLMDVPQGRFDNESRQNFNRFFVDVSQEVGDSVEGQLTQDPEHNTQLIRSALRRVLVATQPLTHVQALRQTLQTLACDADMVLDLHCDFEAVQHLYLAPAFWPQVEPLARYLGARACFMATESGGQSFDEWFTLFWAQMQARFAPRFPLACCSFAVTVELRGVADVTHELARDDSQALIDYLIHAGAVEGQPKALPALLNPPTPLAGVEPLNSPTGGLLVFYAQVGDYLQAGAVVADIIDPITDRITPVVCQREGLLYVRSLRRMATAGMTIAHVAGAQAYRQGDLLSP